In one Ictalurus furcatus strain D&B chromosome 10, Billie_1.0, whole genome shotgun sequence genomic region, the following are encoded:
- the LOC128613802 gene encoding fumarylacetoacetate hydrolase domain-containing protein 2A-like: MRKKPAESNVTHHKVLSLVQSLLHKHSHRGSGTRTLTSASMCLVQFRRRGAEGSARIGVESTKGVVDLKALDQTVPSTMREFLELGEKGIECAQSSSAKTKEANRRHETYLGYVWCEDKNHAKLEIHSYKKEASRAHACYSQEEDARGHVAGFTVASEVSARVWQMKNGKQWLLGKIFDTFCPLGPALVTTEALKDVHNLGIRCLVNGDVVQDSNTSQLIFKTEKVVVWVSQ, from the exons ATGAGGAAGAAGCCGGCTGAGTCCAATGTAACGCACCACAAAGTCCTGAGCCTGGTGCAGAGCCTGCTCCACAAGCACAGTCATCGCG GCTCAGGCACACGCACCCTCACCTCAGCCAGCATGTGCCTGGTCCAGTTCCGCCGGCGGGGAGCCGAGGGAAGTGCGAGGATCGGTGTGGAGAGCACGAAAGGCGTCGTCGACCTGAAGGCGTTGGATCAGACCGTGCCGTCCACCATGAGAGAGTTCTTGGAGCTGGGAGAGAAGGGCATAGAGTGTGCTCAGAG ctccagtgcaaaaactaaagaagcaaaccgCAGACATGAAACTTATCTTGGCTACGTTTGGTGTGAGGACAAAAATCATGCCAAATTAGAAATTCATTCCTATAAAAAAGAGGCGTCTCGCGCTCATGCCTGTTATTCTCAGGAGGAGGACGCTCGCGGTCACGTTGCCGGCTTCACCGTAGCCAGTGAGGTCAGCGCTCGTGTCTGGCAGATGAAGAACGGCAAGCAGTGGCTTCTGGGAAAAATATTCGACACATTCTGTCCACTAGGGCCTGCTCTTGTTACCACAGAAGCACTGAAGG ACGTCCACAATCTGGGGATCCGGTGCCTGGTAAACGGTGACGTAGTTCAGGACAGCAACACCAGTCAGCTGATCTTTAAGACGGAGAAGGTGGTGGTGTGGGTCTCGCAGTAA